The Tripterygium wilfordii isolate XIE 37 chromosome 17, ASM1340144v1, whole genome shotgun sequence genome has a window encoding:
- the LOC119982280 gene encoding BTB/POZ domain-containing protein NPY2-like produces the protein MKYMKLGSKPDSFQTDGNNVRYAASELATDIIINVGEVKFYLHKFPLLSKSTLLQKLVASGNGDNSDEVDISNIPGGPASFEICVKFCYGITVTLNAYNVVAARCTAEYLGMHESVEKGNLIHKIEVFLTSCIFRSWKDSIIVVQTTKSLLPLSEDLKVVSRCIDAIATKTCVDVSRVDWSYTYNRKKLQEENGDDPNLNDLRHRSVPMDWWAEDLCELEIDLYRRVIMNIKTSAVVPSDVIGEALKTYAYMRLPGLNKGMIKSGEMLKSRPVVDTIVWLLPADKDSVSTRFLLKLMKAALCVDAVDMVKAQLIQRIGQQLEGASINDLLILSAEGEKGETVYDVDTIKTIVQEFLMQDQIIDTASPEVAQEVLEIRRPGILSDASKLMVAKMTDAYLAEIAKDHNLPLSKFIELADMVSGIPRPVHDGLYRAIDIYLKEHPGISKSERKRICKLMDCKKLSVDACMHVVQNERLPLRVLVQVLFNEQVRVAASSGCSTPDPHRSIRDLNCDSRGSSRSATTNQEEELDPAATAEELRALKRELASLRLSNGVATMERNGESKNGVDRAAIGKMKGLLKSKKKILTKLWSSKGGHGENSGSDSPESLGSANFDEAKCTPSRNRRYSVS, from the exons ATGAAGTATATGAAACTTGGATCTAAGCCTGATTCTTTTCAGACCGATGGGAACAATGTTAG GTATGCAGCTAGTGAGTTGGCAACTGATATTATTATCAATGTTGGGGAAGTAAAATTTTATCTGCACAAG TTTCCTCTTCTGTCAAAAAGTACTCTGTTGCAGAAGTTAGTTGCATCCGGTAATGGTGACAACAGTGATGAAGTCGACATATCTAACATCCCTGGTGGGCCTGCTTCCTTTGAGATATGTGTCAAATTTTGCTATGGTATTACTGTCACCCTCAATGCTTATAACGTCGTCGCGGCTCGTTGCACGGCTGAATACCTTGGAATGCATGAAAGTGTAGAGAAAGGCAACCTTATTCACAAAATTGAAGTCTTCCTCACCTCTTGCATTTTCCGCAGCTGGAAGGACTCAATCATTGTTGTTCAGACCACAAAGTCTCTATTGCCACTATCTGAGGACTTGAAGGTGGTTAGCCGCTGCATAGACGCTATAGCTACCAAGACCTGTGTTGATGTTTCCAGAGTTGACTGGTCTTATACATATAACAGAAAGAAGCTCCAGGAGGAAAATGGGGATGATCCAAATCTGAATGATCTCAGACACCGATCAGTTCCCATGGACTGGTGGGCTGAAGATTTATGTGAGCTCGAAATTGATTTGTATAGGCGTGTAATCATGAACATTAAGACCAGTGCAGTAGTTCCCAGTGACGTCATTGGAGAAGCCTTGAAAACTTATGCCTACATGAGGTTGCCTGGTTTAAACAAGGGAATGATCAAGAGTGGGGAGATGCTCAAGTCTCGACCAGTTGTAGATACCATTGTGTGGCTGTTGCCTGCAGATAAAGACTCTGTATCTACTAGATTTTTGCTCAAGTTAATGAAAGCAGCTTTATGCGTGGACGCAGTAGATATGGTTAAGGCACAGCTAATACAGAGAATAGGACAGCAACTAGAGGGTGCATCCATAAATGATCTTTTGATACTATCAGCAGAAGGGGAAAAAGGGGAAACTGTGTATGATGTTGACACTATAAAGACTATTGTACAAGAATTTCTGATGCAGGATCAGATTATTGATACTGCGTCGCCAGAAGTGGCCCAAGAGGTTCTGGAGATAAGAAGACCGGGCATTTTATCAGATGCTTCAAAGCTAATGGTGGCAAAAATGACAGATGCATACCTTGCTGAAATTGCAAAGGATCACAATTTACCGCTGTCAAAGTTTATTGAGCTTGCCGATATGGTGTCTGGAATACCCCGGCCTGTTCATGATGGGCTTTATCGTGCTATTGACATATATCTAAAG GAACACCCAGGAATCAGTAAGAGCGAAAGAAAAAGGATCTGCAAGCTGATGGACTGCAAGAAGCTATCTGttgatgcatgcatgcatgtggtgcAAAATGAACGGCTCCCTTTGCGAGTACTAGTGCAAGTACTCTTCAATGAGCAGGTCAGGGTAGCTGCTTCATCTGGTTGCAGCACTCCAGATCCACATAGAAGCATCAGGGATCTAAACTGCGATTCTCGTGGGAGCTCAAGGTCAGCAACAACTAACCAAGAAGAAGAGTTGGACCCAGCTGCAACAGCTGAGGAGCTCAGAGCCCTAAAGAGGGAGCTAGCTTCACTGCGGTTGAGCAATGGAGTGGCAACAATGGAGAGAAATGGAGAAAGTAAAAATGGAGTAGACAGAGCTGCCATTGGTAAGATGAAAGGGTTGCTTAAGTCCAAGAAGAAGATCCTCACCAAGCTTTGGTCAAGCAAAGGTGGACATGGTGAAAACAGCGGCTCAGATTCTCCGGAGAGCCTTGGATCAGCAAACTTTGATGAAGCTAAGTGCACTCCATCCAGAAACAGGAGGTATTCAGTCTCCTAG
- the LOC119981980 gene encoding QWRF motif-containing protein 2-like: protein MVAAVPEPASTENPARPPLLPSLEKERNGFVPARKPRAKQVPSRYLSPSPSTSTSSTTSTTTTTTTSSSSFSSSSRRFPSPLLSRSTNYVPSPTAVPKRSQSVDRRRPASVTRPVTPQGNAGANELSAATKLLVTSSRSLSVSFQGEAFSLPISKTKTATTPNTNRKPTPERRRATPVRDQTENSKPIEKQRWPSRSREVNSRANNVLSRSLDYSGDKSKVIGFGSGLVGKSLQQSLIDESSRRLSLDLRNVEQNLDGNSEHESDTDSVSSGSATSCFQECNENGVSKEKSGPRGIVVSSRFWQETNSRLRRLQDPGSPLSRSLSSRVGIQSKIIQSKRFSIDGPLASPRTIASPAIGATRPASPSKLWASSASSPLRGLSPARVRNAVGGLLSINSSNTPSILSFSVDVRRGKIGEDRIVDVHLLRLLYNRYLQWRFVNARADATFMVRRLNAEKILWNAWVTTSELRHSVTLKRIKLMLVRQKLKLASILKGQINHLEEWALLDRDHSSSLQGATEALKASTLRLPVVGKATADIQNLKDAVGSAVDVMHAMASSICSLSSRVEDMNSLVSELVNITAKEKALLQQCKDFLSSIAGMQVKDCSLKTHIILLNRAPTMSSLTTHV from the exons ATGGTGGCTGCCGTTCCTGAACCAGCTTCTACTGAAAACCCAGCAAGGCCTCCTCTTTTGCCTTCCTTAGAGAAAGAGCGAAATGGGTTTGTCCCAGCAAGAAAACCCAGAGCCAAACAAGTCCCTTCTAGATACCTTTCACCTTCTCCTTCCACTTCTACTTCCTCTACTACTTCAACAACAACCACCAcaacaacttcttcttcttctttttcgtcTTCTTCAAGAAGGTTTCCCTCTCCTCTTTTGTCACGGTCTACGAATTACGTGCCTTCCCCAACAGCTGTCCCTAAGCGTTCCCAATCCGTAGACCGGAGGCGGCCAGCCTCTGTTACTCGGCCGGTGACTCCTCAAGGCAATGCGGGTGCGAACGAGTTATCTGCGGCGACAAAGCTGCTGGTCACTTCCAGCAGAAGCTTGTCTGTTTCGTTTCAAGGAGAGGCATTTTCACTCCCGATTAGCAAGACCAAGACAGCTACAACCCCCAATACGAACAGGAAGCCCACTCCTGAGCGGCGCAGAGCGACCCCAGTGAGAGATCAGACGGAGAATTCGAAGCCCATTGAAAAGCAACGGTGGCCTAGCAGGTCCCGAGAAGTAAATTCAAGGGCGAACAATGTTTTGTCAAGGAGTTTGGATTATAGTGGAGATAAGAGTAAGGTGATCGGGTTTGGATCTGGATTGGTGGGTAAATCTTTGCAGCAATCATTGATTGATGAGAGTAGTAGGAGGTTGAGCTTGGATTTGCGTAATGTTGAGCAAAATCTAGATGGTAATTCTGAGCATGAATCCGATACTGACAGTGTGTCCTCTGGTAGTGCCACTTCTTGCTTTCaagaatgcaatgaaaatgggGTTTCGAAGGAGAAGAGTGGTCCCCGTGGTATTGTTGTATCTTCTAGGTTTTGGCAGGAGACAAATAGTCGCTTGCGACGGCTGCAGGATCCAGGATCTCCTTTGTCTAGAAGCCTCAGTTCCAGGGTGGGTATCCAATCAAAGATTATTCAGTCCAAAAGGTTCAGTATtgatggtccattggcatcccCGCGGACAATAGCTTCTCCTGCTATAGGAGCTACAAGACCTGCTTCCCCAAGTAAGCTTTGGGCTTCCTCAGCTTCCTCTCCTTTGAGAGGGCTCAGTCCTGCTAGGGTAAGGAATGCAGTTGGTGGACTGTTGAGTATCAATTCTAGTAACACCCCTTCCATTCTCAGTTTTTCAGTTGATGTAAGGAGAGGGAAAATAGGGGAGGATAGAATTGTAGATGTACATCTGTTGCGGCTTCTGTATAACCGTTATTTACAATGGCGGTTTGTGAATGCAAGGGCAGATGCTACCTTCATGGTGCGAAGACTGAATGCAGAG AAAATTTTATGGAATGCATGGGTTACAACTTCCGAACTACGGCATTCTGTGACTCTTAAAAGAATCAAGTTAATGTTGGTCCGGCAAAAGCTGAAGCTAGCTTCCATTCTCAAGGGACAA ATaaaccatctagaagaatggGCTCTTCTAGATAGAGATCACTCTAGCTCTTTGCAAGGAGCAACTGAAGCTTTAAAGGCCAGCACTCTTCGTCTTCCGGTTGTTGGAAAAGCAACA GCTGATATCCAAAATTTGAAGGATGCTGTAGGCTCAGCAGTTGATGTTATGCATGCAATGGCATCCTCTATATGCTCTCTATCATCAAGG GTGGAGGATATGAACTCTTTAGTGTCCGAACTCGTGAATATAACTGCGAAAGAAAAGGCTTTGCTTCAGCAATGTAAAGATTTCTTGTCCTCAATAGCAGGGATGCAG GTTAAGGACTGTAGCTTGAAGACGCATATAATACTACTAAACCGTGCACCAACTATGAGCAGTCTGACAACACATGTGTAG